The genomic segment ACAACTAATGAAGATTATGCGTCAAAACTTTATGCTTTTTTTGAAGCCTGTGATCTTGCCAAAATCCAAACCATCATTTGTGAAGTTCCAAAACTTGGGACTGGATGGGAAGGATTAATCAATCGTTTAGAAAAGGCATCCCTTAGAAAATAAAACAAAGTTTACTTTCGGTTTTTCCAAGCAAGGCGTACGGGACTTAAGAGAGAAACTTCGTTTAAAGACTCTAGAAATTTTAGTTCTGTCATAAGTCCCCCAAGAATAGGGATTTTGTTTTTTAAATTATAAGCAGGGAGTTCTTCCGTGAGTATAATTGGCTTTCCACCTAACCGTTCTTTTACTTCGTGAACGGCATCCAAAAGTCCCCCAAGGGAATCCACAATTTTGTTTTCTATTGTAGGCAAATACACTCGGCCCATTCCAATCTTTGGTAAATCTTCCAAAGGAATCTTTCGGCCTTCCGCAACTCGTCTGTAGAATAATCCTTCAATTTTTTTGATTTGGGATTCTAAATACTGGACACTTTGTTTGGAGAGAGGTTGGAATTCAGAATGGATGTCTCGAAAAGGATAAAATCCTACAGCCTCTTTATTCAATTGGAATCTTTTGTATAATTTCTGTAAGTTGGCGCGAATACTAACGGCTCCAATGGAACCTGTAATACAAACTGGCGAAGCTGTGATATGATCCACCGCCGAACCGATGTAATACCCACCACTGGCAACCGTATCTTTAAAATAGGCAGTGACAATTTTTGTTTTTTTAAGTTCCATAATTTCTTGGTGGATTTGTTCGGAATAGAAGGCGGACCCACCCGGAGAGGAGATTTCTAAAATAACGGCTTTTATTTTTTTATCTTCTGCAAGAGCTTTCAAATTTGGAATCAGAGAGAAGGCTTCGATTTTTCCGTTTTCTCTATTTTTATGCAAATAATCGCCACCCTCAATTCCTCCTTCTAAAGGAAGGACTACCACTTCCACCTTTCGTTTGGGGAAAATTCGAAATTCTTTAATAGAATGGTGGAGGGAAGGATAGTTTCCGGAAAATACCTTTCGGTCTTCTGAGAAAAATTCATTTTCTGTTTTGATCCCTGTAATGACTCCAGCAGACAAAAGTTCATCTGCTGATAACATTGGTTTGTAGAATAATGGTTCTAAGGATTTGTTTCCATTGGTAAGGGCGGTCAGTAAAACTTTTCTTAAATCTAAAATGAGTGTTTCTAAATTCTTTTTAGCCTCTTTGGAAAATTCTCCTCTTGTGAAACTTTCGGCAAAGGATTTGTATGGGCCAGAGGCAAAGGCTTGGACCTCGATTCCCCAGGCTTTTAAAAATTTACCAAAAAACATGGGTTCGGCGCTGGGAAGTAAAACCGTAAATTCAGATTCGGGTCCCAAAAACTTTTCAGTAGCTGCTGTTAATAGGAGTAATGTTCCAACGCCGCCTTCCTTGGCAAAGATCCGCACTTTTTTTCCGGATTCCCGAATTGCTAAAATTTGGTTTCTGACTTCATAAAACTCGGAGAGAGTCCATTCGAGTGGTGGTAACGAAATATCGAGGGTTTTGATTTTCCCATTTTTTTGAATGAGTTTTAAGAGGATGAGGAGTTCGAGTCTAGTGACTGTTTCTTCTTTGCCTTGAAATTTTTTGACAAAATAGGACTTGTAGGAATCTTCGAAAACAGCGGGAAATTCGATTTCATACACTTCTCGGCGTGATTGGAAGGCGAGGCTTAGACGTAGGTAAATCTGGTACAGAAGCCGGAAGGGTAGAAAAATTACCAAAAAAAGAATTCGAAACACGTGAGATCCTCTTCCGTCATTTCTTAAAATTCTTTCCAGAATGAAAGAGGAAAACAACCTATCCGTTGTGGATTCCTTTATTCGTATTCGCGGCGCCAGAGAACATAACCTTAAAAACGTAAACCTTGACATCCCTCGGGATAAACTTGTGGTCATCACTGGACTTTCGGGTTCTGGGAAATCATCCCTTGCCTTTGATACCATCTATGCGGAAGGGCAAAGAAGGTATGTGGAATCTCTATCCAGCTATGCTCGTCAATTTCTGGGGCAAATGGAAAAACCTGAGGTGGACCAAATTGAGGGACTAAGCCCCGCCATCTCTATCGAACAAAAAACAACCCATAGAAACCCACGTTCAACGGTGGGAACTGTTACAGAAATTTATGACTATTTACGACTGTTATATGCCCGCGTAGGAAAACCTCATTGTCCGAAATGTGGGACGGCAATTTCCAGTCTCTCCGTGGACCAAATCACCGACAGGATCAATTTATTTCCGGAGGGAACCAAACTCCAAATCATGGCCCCTGTCATCCAAGGGAAAAAAGGGGAACACAAAGAAGTCCTCGAACGTTATAAAAAAGAAGGATTCAATCGGGTGCGAGTGAATGGGGAAGTGTATTCCCTAGAAGATGAAATTCCTTTAAAGAAAAACTTCAAAGCGGATATCGACATCGTTGTGGACCGGATTGTCATGAAACCAGGGATCCAATCTAGATTGTCGGATTCTGTGGAAACTGCCTTAAAAACAGCGGAAGGGATCGTGGTTGTAGAAGACGGGGAGAAAGACCATTTATTCTCTCAAAAACTATCCTGTCCGAAATGTGATGATGTCAGCATTCCAGAACTCACTCCCAGACTATTTTCCTTTAACTCTCCGTTTGGTGCTTGTTCCAATTGTGATGGTCTTGGTGCCCTCTTGGAATTTGATGAATCCCTTCTTGTCACAGATCGTGAAGCTTCTTTGGCTGAAGGTTGTATTGAAGCTTGGGGAGGATCCAAATCCAATTCCTATTGGTATATGGCCACCATACAAGCGTTATCCAAAAAATTAAAATTCAATTTGAATACCGCTTGGAAAGATTTACCGGAGAAAGTTCGGAATACCATTTTACATGGAGATTCTTCCATTCATATTGATTATGATTTTCGTGGTGCCAATTCCCATTATGAATTTTCCAAAAACTATGAAGGTGTGATTCCTAACCTCAAACGTAGGTACAAAGAAACCAAATCAGATTCTATGCGCCAGTGGTTTGAGTCCTTTATGACCAATCACGATTGTGATGAATGTAATGGGAAACGCCTTCGTCCAGAAGCATTGGCTGTCAAAGTCCAAGGGATCGGAATTGATGCCTATACCGGATTTTCTATTGAAAAGGCCTTAAATTTTACCAAGTCCTCTGAATACAAAGGGGCAGAAGATACCATCTCCAAACCCATCTTAAAGGAGATTTTACAACGACTTCATTTTTTAAACGATGTGGGTGTTGGGTATTTGAATTTAAGTCGGGCCGCTGGAACTCTTTCCGGTGGTGAGATGCAAAGGATTCGCCTTGCAACTCAAATAGGTTCTCGCCTAATGGGTGTTTTGTATATTTTAGATGAACCATCCATTGGTCTCCACCAAAGAGACAATACCAAACTTGTCCAAACCTTAAAAGGCCTCCGTAACTTAGGAAATACTGTCCTTGTGGTAGAACACGACAAGGAAACCATGGAAGAGGCTGATTTTATTGTGGATATGGGCCCTGGGGCTGGAGTCCACGGTGGAGAAATTGTATCCTTCGGAACACCGGAACAAATCAAAAAAGACAAACATTCAGTCACAGGAAAATACCTTTCTGGGGAAAAGCGGATTTCTATGCCGGAAACTCGCCGGGTAGGAAACGGGAAGTTTTTAAAGATCACAGGAGCGACACATAACAACCTAAAGAATGTGGAAGTATCCATTCCGCTAGGGACACTAACGGTGGTTACTGGGGTTTCCGGTTCTGGGAAATCCACTCTTATCAATGAAATTCTTTATAAGGAACTCGCAAGTTCTGTGATGGGTATGAAGGTAGTTCCCGGAAAACACAAAAAGATTCTGGGTAAAGATCAAATTGATAAGGTCATCAATATTGACCAATCTGCGATTGGTAGGACTCCTCGTTCCAACCCTGCAACTTACACTGGTTTGTTTACATTTGTCAGAGATTTATTTAGTGGTTTGGAAGAAGCCAAGGTAAGGGGATATGGCCCGGGACGGTTTAGTTTCAACGTGGCTGGGGGACGCTGCGAAAAATGTGAAGGGGATGGAATCTTAAAAATTGAAATGCATT from the Leptospira congkakensis genome contains:
- a CDS encoding S49 family peptidase, coding for MFRILFLVIFLPFRLLYQIYLRLSLAFQSRREVYEIEFPAVFEDSYKSYFVKKFQGKEETVTRLELLILLKLIQKNGKIKTLDISLPPLEWTLSEFYEVRNQILAIRESGKKVRIFAKEGGVGTLLLLTAATEKFLGPESEFTVLLPSAEPMFFGKFLKAWGIEVQAFASGPYKSFAESFTRGEFSKEAKKNLETLILDLRKVLLTALTNGNKSLEPLFYKPMLSADELLSAGVITGIKTENEFFSEDRKVFSGNYPSLHHSIKEFRIFPKRKVEVVVLPLEGGIEGGDYLHKNRENGKIEAFSLIPNLKALAEDKKIKAVILEISSPGGSAFYSEQIHQEIMELKKTKIVTAYFKDTVASGGYYIGSAVDHITASPVCITGSIGAVSIRANLQKLYKRFQLNKEAVGFYPFRDIHSEFQPLSKQSVQYLESQIKKIEGLFYRRVAEGRKIPLEDLPKIGMGRVYLPTIENKIVDSLGGLLDAVHEVKERLGGKPIILTEELPAYNLKNKIPILGGLMTELKFLESLNEVSLLSPVRLAWKNRK
- the uvrA gene encoding excinuclease ABC subunit UvrA; translation: MKEENNLSVVDSFIRIRGAREHNLKNVNLDIPRDKLVVITGLSGSGKSSLAFDTIYAEGQRRYVESLSSYARQFLGQMEKPEVDQIEGLSPAISIEQKTTHRNPRSTVGTVTEIYDYLRLLYARVGKPHCPKCGTAISSLSVDQITDRINLFPEGTKLQIMAPVIQGKKGEHKEVLERYKKEGFNRVRVNGEVYSLEDEIPLKKNFKADIDIVVDRIVMKPGIQSRLSDSVETALKTAEGIVVVEDGEKDHLFSQKLSCPKCDDVSIPELTPRLFSFNSPFGACSNCDGLGALLEFDESLLVTDREASLAEGCIEAWGGSKSNSYWYMATIQALSKKLKFNLNTAWKDLPEKVRNTILHGDSSIHIDYDFRGANSHYEFSKNYEGVIPNLKRRYKETKSDSMRQWFESFMTNHDCDECNGKRLRPEALAVKVQGIGIDAYTGFSIEKALNFTKSSEYKGAEDTISKPILKEILQRLHFLNDVGVGYLNLSRAAGTLSGGEMQRIRLATQIGSRLMGVLYILDEPSIGLHQRDNTKLVQTLKGLRNLGNTVLVVEHDKETMEEADFIVDMGPGAGVHGGEIVSFGTPEQIKKDKHSVTGKYLSGEKRISMPETRRVGNGKFLKITGATHNNLKNVEVSIPLGTLTVVTGVSGSGKSTLINEILYKELASSVMGMKVVPGKHKKILGKDQIDKVINIDQSAIGRTPRSNPATYTGLFTFVRDLFSGLEEAKVRGYGPGRFSFNVAGGRCEKCEGDGILKIEMHFLPDIYVECEVCKGKRYNRETLEVKYKGKHISDILDMTVEEAVVFFENIPNLKRKLDTLMDVGLGYIKLGQAATTFSGGEAQRIKLSTELSKRPTGKTLYILDEPTTGLHFEDIEKLLSVLQVLVDKGNSMVIIEHNLDVIKAADYIIDIGPEGGDGGGEVIATGTPEEVVAVKRSFTGQYLKKVLEEEKALDAKFSKKKSK